The DNA window GCAAATTTTTCGTTCAAAAAATGGCAGGCTATTGCTGCAGCTGCTTCAAGTTCAAAAAATGGTCTCCCTGGAAAATCTTCCTCTCCCAAGGCAAGAGATGCAGGTTCTACATCTGGGGTTGCAGCTTCCAATGCTAGCCAAACGGTGGAATCTGAAAATGTAGCTAAATCTGTAGCTATGGTTGTTACTCCAGATTCTCTGAAGTCTCTGCCAGAAAACCTGTGCGATGCTGTTTCTAAGTTTACAACCGACTTGCTGTCTTATGGACCAGTGGCTGCTAATATTGCAGATTCCATTTCCAAAATGGGAATTCCAAGTCCTTATTTCCAGGCTCATGTTTCAGCTGGTGTAAATTCACAGAATGGCATTCCAGGAGGATCTGTTCCTTCTGAAGCAAGGAGATCAGAGTCTGTCCAGGTGGATTCCACTTCTACTGCTGGGCAACAGGTGGGAGCTGGAAATCCAGATAAAGGTTTTGTGCCAGGAGTTGCCCCAGTTGATCTCAATATACTTCCCAGTGATCCCGGTGCATCTCACACCGCTGATATGAATGCTACACCAATTGCACCAGCAGTCCCTGATGGTGATGGCAAGAAGGGTAAAAAGTGTACTGATGTTAGTTCAAGTAGCAAGGATGAAAGTATGGGGGTATCTCCAATTAATGCTGCTCTTAATAACTTCCCAACCCAGATACCTCCAAATTATACTCCTTCCTATTATTATCCGTTTATGGGAGTGCATCCTGAATCATCATCCCAACTCAGAAGGCAATTTTTTCGCTCAATGAAAAAGAGCCCAAATTCCGCCGAGGCTAGTGGCATGTTCCACAAAGGAGTTCGCTGTGATGGTTGTGGTGTCTATCCCATTACTGGACCTCGCTTTAAATCCAAAGTGTTAGTATGGATTTTAAGTCTGATGATTTTTAAAAGCTCCTTACATATGTATATGATAAAATAGCCTTTTGAGGTTTGTTACCATGGTTTTGTTGTTTTCTGCAGGAAAGAAAATTATGATCTCTGCAGCATCTGCTTCATTAAAATGGGCAATGAGATGGATTATATCAAAATAGACCGTCCTGTGCATCATTCCCCACCATTCTCCTCGGGTGCATATGAACATGTATTAATAATTCTGCCAGTTATACATCTATCTTTTACGTTTTCTTCGTCTTTTGTTATGATACACATTCATgtctatttcttatctttttttctttccttcggGTGCAGCCATCTTGTTTTATGGGGCCACCAATGCCAAGACCTTTAGTGATGCAACCACCTCTGATGGGTTCCCCAACATCGCCACATGCTTTTAGACCAGAGGCTTTGTTCAGGGAGGTCACCAAACATGTAAAGCCAAAGCTGGATAGTCGATTTGTTTTGGACGTCAATGTGATAGATGGTACAATGATGGCTCCATCTACTACATTTACAAAAATCTGGCGGATGCGCAACAATGGCACTGTAGTGTGGCCCAAGGGGTCTCAACTAGTTTGGATTGGAGGAGATCACTTATCTGAGTCTCATTCAgtttacttagaggtttgctgaAACTCCCATGGTttaatctcttttattcttttttgagATATTTATTTGCATGGCAGTGTTTTGAGTGCTCTCCTGGTCGTTACGTTTCATACTGGAGGATGGCATCTCCATCTGGACACAAATTTGGCCAGCGTGTTTGGGTACTCATTCAGGTGAAATGACTAtgcttttgtgattttttaacttCATGGTGattttctttatacattttgcTGGGAGAGCTTACTGTGAAGTGCTAGTTTCTATTGGTTTGATAATATATCTTCTTCCTTTCATTATTGTACATGCAGGTTGATGCTTCCCTCAAGGATTCTTTTTATGATAGCTCTCAAGGTCTGAACTTGAATGTTCCTCTTGATGTTAGTGGCTCTGGAGGGCCCCAAACTATAGATATTAATGTTCAACCTCTTGAGGATGATGCATTTCTTCAAAACCTGAATCCTATTGCTCCCACCAAAGCTGTGAATCCAATGGCTGATAAACAACCAAGGCAGGAACTGGAAAATAGACTCCTCCCTGTTGATGCTACATTTGTTGGCCCCGTTGCATCCTCTCCTGCAATTTCTTCAGCTGCTGCTTATTGTGCCTCAGCCCCTGCAACTGCTGCAACATCTTCAGATGCTTCCTATCCCATTATTGATCTATCTGAAACAGCCCCAACTGCAACGTCTGATCAGCAATTCTCGGCTGTCGATACACAGTCAACATCCATGGGATTGGGAGGAAATGGTTCTGTCGAAGAGACACTCCTTAAAGAACTGGAGGAGATGGGTTTCAAGCAGGTTGACTTGAATAAAGAGATCTTGAGGATGAACGAGTACAATCTGGAGCAGTCTGTGGATGATCTCTGCGGTGTTTCTGAGTGGGACCCTATCCTTGAGGAGCTGCAAGAGATGGTAAGCGTTGCTTTGCTTCTTGACTTTCTAATATATCTTGGTGTTTATTATCtgatttccttgattgcttCTATGATTATGGACTGGATATAGTTTTGATTAGCGATACGGTGTTATAAATGTAGGGATTCCGTGACAACGAGATGAACAAGAGGCTGCTCAAGAAGAATAATGGAAGCATCAAGCGCGTTGTTATGGATTTAATCAATGGAGGAGAATAGGCTTATCTGAAgtatttcttatatatatacgCTAATActaataaacaaaataagtGTCAATCATGCTACTATATATATTCGCCAGGTACTTTTAATTGTCTCCTTAGATCTTAGTTGAAGTTGCGCTGTCGAGCTATTTACAACAGCTTTTGGTTATTTTGGGGTTAtgtattatgaatttttttcccCCGGACAAGATTATGTATGATGTTGACTTTGCtttaatatgtatatattatattaagcttatatgtatatatcttttttttttttggtctcgTCTTGTGTCTATATATCTTCTGAGTTCTAAGCTTCATATAACTATCATGTGTATCTTATGTATATGAGCTTTTTCATATAATTAGAGGCTCTACTTATCAGTAGTTCTcgcataataattaaaaagaaacaaCTCCAGCATCtacttatttatataattacaaGATTTTAAACCATCATGTTTAAAAATCTtgtagttgttattattattattattattattattattattattattattattattattattaaggaTCATGGGTTGGCTTATGGAGCATATGTCCCAAGTATAAGTCGAAGGACCGGTGAGTTTTAATCTGCACTTGGCTAAATGAGGTTAATGATGAACCTGTTACTACTGACCAAAGTGTGTGCATAGGTTTCCCGTTCTTTTTGAACATTTTCAGAAAAGCCTTTTCAATGGCTACAATTTAATTAATGGTATCTAAGAAAATCAATAATTGCATAATAACCCCATTTTGTACAGATGGGTCTGGGCCTATTGTTAGCCATTCTTCTAATTATTTTGCTCCCAAAAACTAAATTACGTATCCGTACGGCGTACGGGAGGTGATTTCTTCTAATAATCTTAGATTCTTACTATTAGAAGAAACCGTTGAACCACACTATTATAGGGTTACTAAGATGCTCTTATATGTTACATGTGCtatgatttatatattaaatttttttattaaaaatataaaaaaaatcaagtttttgatatatttagtgtatttattgaaaaagaataaaacttACTTCCTTGAATCGGTTAGAATTTGTTATGATTTGATATGCtttattgtttttataaaagtttcttgatttagattctattcttgagATGCACTTAAAGGAGAATACTTCACAAACacatcacgacatcgaatggtaataaaggagaattaaaaattaacaatttaaaggcttaggaagcaagttttcaatcatggaacaaaattaggaaggattTGAAAAACCATGCAGTTTACATGAATTAGTGTATGAAGGATtgataaaatctactcaatttagcacaagataaaccataaaatagtggtttatcaatctccacacacttaaacattagcatgtcctcatgctaagctcaaggaaaCCAAAAGAGTGACGGAAGACAGAGGTGAGACCTATGCAATGCAACCTGTCTATATGagtgcaactacatgctaaaatgcttctatctacttggttaaaagtaaaaaatttctCCAAGACAACATAAATATATtctactaattcaaatcacacaataagatacaagtaaacttgcaagaagaaagctcatgaaagtcGGGAACAcagaattgagcatcgaaccctcactggaagtgtatataCTCTAATCACTCTAATGTTTGAGGGTCGAGTCTCTTggttctctactaatcttgctgtATAAAGCTTGCTTTTCTTCTACCAATTAACACAATTCAATGCCCAAGTACAcgtatcaagaggtcttttcaaggttgtaatggagTTAGGATCAAGGTAGGAATGTATTtggctaagtggactaaaatccgaatccttgattaacctaaacttctcaGCTAACCTAAGATATTCTAAGTCATTATAATGCAAAACCTAGCCATCCATTAACTATTTTTCCACAAATTCATGCATcctgatattttttaagtacaAGTCATATGCATTAGTTCACTTATTgaccttggggcattttgtccctttttatttattttctcttttctttttctttttctcttttctcattattcatttttttcagtgagttaatgcatatgattaatgtGCTAGATGCATGAAGCAGTGCTCAAACTGTTTTCACATTTTCAtatcagaaaataaaatacCCAATTCCCTAAACATGCATTCCCCATTtcaatttccccacacttaattcatgtgcatcttactagtctaagctaatcaaggattcaaattaggaacatttattgttttacgcttagagttaatgatgtgctaaaataaagaacaaatggggtgATATAGGCTCAATATGGGATTGCAAAGGGTAATAATATGGTAAGGCCATATGGATATGTGAGCTATAGTGAAACAGGGCCTCAATTATATAcgtgtatgcatacattaaaccatggacatatagaatcaagcaagatatAGATCATAATTCTAGAGAGgaaacaacacacaccaaaataaaacattggttgataaaatgcaaccaatcaggtaggctcaaaatctcactggttttgtgtgtgcgagctctaaaaccatgttccaaattaaatatattcaaacaagtttaacaaaaactttcatttaaattagtgaaatgctataaaatagtgccttaaaaaaagaatttatcactcaaccaagtagtacctaAATGCAAGCAACTACTACTCATGCAAGTTATCATatctaacaaaggaaaataaaatattggtgttgagagagagagatgttACCTTCGGAAGTCAGttaccgacctccccacacttaaggcttggCACGGTTCTCCGTGCCATCAGTGATGAGCATAGTGGGGTTAGCGGTTCGTCATGGCTCTTCATGATGTCATGTGAAGTGGAGTCTGGGGTATCTTTTTCTTCTGGAGGTGGGTGAGTGCTAAGAAAAAGCTCCTTCAAGTAGTTGTATCGATGCTTGTTACGGTGCTCTATTTGCTCAATCTGCCGGTTTTGCCGGTCAAACCACTCAAGGATCTGAAGGAGTAGATAATTGGTGGATGGTGTCTATGGAGTGGATGATGGTGGAGCGGAAGAAGAAGGGGCTTCGAAAGACTGGCCTTCGGTCCGGCTCACGGAAGGTACTGGAGGTCTGATATACTTCCTATTCGGGACATACTAATCATCCCTAGAAATCATGGCCTTCATATCCCCAGCCCGATAGGA is part of the Arachis duranensis cultivar V14167 chromosome 1, aradu.V14167.gnm2.J7QH, whole genome shotgun sequence genome and encodes:
- the LOC107494419 gene encoding LOW QUALITY PROTEIN: protein JOKA2 (The sequence of the model RefSeq protein was modified relative to this genomic sequence to represent the inferred CDS: deleted 2 bases in 1 codon; substituted 1 base at 1 genomic stop codon); its protein translation is MESTQVIKVKYGDTLRRFTAGITDNHLDFDMAGLRAKILSLFNLTSDANFELKYVDEDGDLVTLVDDDDLHDAMKQRLKFLRIDVHISNDSGAKSCSSFTSSGSDTTLKSSDHENSSSTARGPRRIIRVRSSKANSQPAESENGKFGTEPMSEALQKLAKSRVTTGNATSANGSQQVDTENASGATPVVKASVTGNPTSSDANQQVEAENASRAVPLVIAHDALNSVPEPLRESVSKLITELLTSSPVIAQAVDSASKTANFSFKKWQAIAAAASSSKNGLPGKSSSPKARDAGSTSGVAASNASQTVESENVAKSVAMVVTPDSLKSLPENLCDAVSKFTTDLLSYGPVAANIADSISKMGIPSPYFQAHVSAGVNSQNGIPGGSVPSEARRSESVQVDSTSTAGQQVGAGNPDKGFVPGVAPVDLNILPSDPGASHTADMNATPIAPAVPDGDGKKGKKCTDVSSSSKDESMGVSPINAALNNFPTQIPPNYTPSYYYPFMGVHPESSSQLRRQFFRSMKKSPNSAEASGMFHKGVRCDGCGVYPITGPRFKSKVKENYDLCSICFIKMGNEMDYIKIDRPVHHSPPFSSGAYEHPSCFMGPPMPRPLVMQPPLMGSPTSPHAFRPEALFREVTKHVKPKLDSRFVLDVNVIDGTMMAPSTTFTKIWRMRNNGTVVWPKGSQLVWIGGDHLSESHSVYLEVCXNSHGLLFYSFLRYLFAWQCFECSPGRYVSYWRMASPSGHKFGQRVWVLIQVDASLKDSFYDSSQGLNLNVPLDVSGSGGPQTIDINVQPLEDDAFLQNLNPIAPTKAVNPMADKQPRQELENRLLPVDATFVGPVASSPAISSAAAYCASAPATAATSSDASYPIIDLSETAPTATSDQQFSAVDTQSTSMGLGGNGSVEETLLKELEEMGFKQVDLNKEILRMNEYNLEQSVDDLCGVSEWDPILEELQEMGFRDNEMNKRLLKKNNGSIKRVVMDLINGGE